In Lodderomyces elongisporus chromosome 1, complete sequence, a genomic segment contains:
- the ETT1 gene encoding inhibitor of Brome mosaic virus: MAKRTLGLGNAARAKKQKLEQEGKSKSPTPSGSEDTTNQLTIELPETVDANDEIAQLRGLYKTYIDSERDSDLILNGIIHECDRLLREKVANSSGSKEDQVSAELPAMFYKIYAIALSESANFHTDDIDQVSEFFDASLERVNDGLEKYPTDIDLVFTKAKILINQIVLQYVSQLKLESSVEEAHIKNMDIKGKLDAALRVYESAEKKAKESEDYSAFNSEEYWDILEAVDDLLDIVDNFGRQEEEEEEEEEEEEEEEKEDHAKKGGELTELDVADAEAFAAAQEKIEGEEKGSETSDNDDEEEEEEEDNDEEEDNDEEDEEEEEEIELPESHPLYIIKTTDEYNQWWRDHTLTYLSNLKQLSNASPRLLREVNHRLGQSYLQEAEVPSSVFTTLRYDEDYSGIEELEGLSEDDAKRVAQELIIKALEYLKAAEDKDEPESWVNIAEAMISLANLYEVESKEQEQLYQDAEKILTKANNATNGKYQDALDNLLG, translated from the coding sequence ATGGCGAAAAGAACTTTAGGACTTGGAAATGCCGCAAGGGCCAAGAAGCAGAAACTTGaacaagaaggaaaatCCAAGTCTCCTACGCCATCGGGTTCAGAAGACACTACAAATCAGCTTACAATTGAGCTTCCCGAGACAGTTGATGCAAATGATGAGATTGCGCAATTACGTGGATTATACAAGACATATATAGACTCTGAACGTGATAGTGACTTGATACTCAATGGGATAATTCACGAATGTGATCGGTTACTCAGAGAGAAAGTAGCAAATAGTAGTGGTTCAAAGGAGGACCAAGTTAGTGCAGAGCTTCCAGCCATGTTTTACAAAATATATGCAATTGCGTTATCGGAACTGGCAAACTTTCATACTGACGATATAGATCAAGTATCTGAATTCTTCGACGCAAGTCTTGAGCGAGTTAATGATGGGTTGGAAAAATATCCCACTGATATTGATTTGGTGTTCACCAAGGCCAAGATATTGATCAATCAGATAGTTTTGCAATATGTTTCGCAACTAAAATTGGAGTCAAGCGTGGAAGAAGCACATATCAAAAATATGGATATTAAAGGTAAGTTGGATGCAGCATTAAGAGTGTACGAGTCTGCTGAGAAAAAGGCCAAGGAGTCGGAAGACTATCTGGCATTTAATAGCGAAGAGTATTGGGATATCTTGGAGGCAGTTGATGACTTGTTGGATATAGTGGATAATTTTGGAAGacaggaagaagaagaggaagaggaggaagaggaggaagaggaggaagaaaaagaagatcaTGCTAAGAAGGGGGGTGAATTAACCGAGCTTGACGTAGCTGATGCAGAAGCATTTGCCGCTGcacaagaaaaaattgaaggtGAAGAAAAGGGCAGCGAAACCagtgataatgatgatgaagaagaagaagaagaagaagataatgatgaagaagaagataatgacgaagaagatgaagaagaagaagaggagatTGAATTACCGGAATCACACCCCTTATATATAATTAAAACTACAGACGAGTACAATCAATGGTGGAGAGACCACACGCTCACTTATTTGTCGAATTTGAAGCAACTTTCCAATGCTTCGCCAAGACTCCTTCGCGAAGTTAATCATCGTTTGGGCCAGTCCTATTTACAGGAAGCTGAGGTCCCAAGTAGTGTTTTTACTACTTTGAGATATGACGAAGACTATTCTGGCATTGAAGAATTAGAAGGATTATCTGAAGATGATGCCAAGCGTGTAGCCCAGGAATTGATCATCAAGGCTTTAGAATACCTCAAAGCTGCTGAGGATAAGGATGAGCCTGAGAGTTGGGTGAATATTGCCGAGGCAATGATTAGTTTGGCTAATCTTTATGAAGTTGAGAGCAAAGAACAAGAGCAGTTGTACCAAGATGCCGAGAAGATCTTGACCAAGGCCAATAATGCGACAAATGGAAAATATCAGGATGCTTTAGATAACTTATTGGGATAA
- the MET1 gene encoding uroporphyrin-III C-methyltransferase, whose product MTNLLASLNTKGEKHLLIGYSNITYLRIKSIIESGAHPILVCSTRDVSFNPAIKILIEEHKLVVIDQEEHQITSERVSQYINTLGRDEVDSIVDRVFVTLPQSQDQLKLQIYAQCRRLRVPINTTDDPKLCTFTLLSTYNSGDFQVGVTTNGKGCKLASRLKRDIVSHLPSNIGQICDKIGELRRTIQEQDSITLEEVELGENDDDNVVTHKFNALVHEFDQTQEEEKLRRNRWLSQIVEYYPLNKLADLSIEDLKIAYESHKHDAGVSNSTATVVHSREQKKPIASKRGKIALVGSGPGSTSLLTLGALQAIHEADFILADKLVPQQVLDLIPKTHGPQLFIARKFPGNAERAQQELLELATTALGEGKYVVRLKQGDPYIFGRGGEEYNYFQSQGYTPIVIPGISSALAAPVLAQIPMTHRDVADQLLVCTGTGRKGAVPNIPVFEPSRTTVFLMALHRIVELIPILIDQKGWVADLPVCIIERASCPDQRVIRTTLANVGAAVEACGSRPPGLLVTGYACEVIWSQMEKEIDAGGQGWIIEEGFDCGFNEGVLNVV is encoded by the coding sequence ATGACGAATTTGCTAGCATCATTAAACACCAAAGGTGAAAAACATTTGCTCATAGGATATTCCAATATCACATATCTACGAATCAAGTCCATTATTGAGTCTGGAGCTCATCCTATACTTGTTTGTTCTACTAGAGACGTGCTGTTTAACCCTGCAATTAAAATTCTTATTGAAGAACACAAACTAGTAGTCATAGATCAAGAGGAACATCAAATCACATCCGAAAGAGTTTCTCAATACATCAATACATTGGGTCGTGATGAAGTAGACTCTATTGTTGATCGAGTATTTGTCACCCTTCCGCAATCGCAAGATCAACTCAAGCTTCAGATATATGCTCAATGTCGGAGGTTGAGAGTACCGATAAACACAACGGATGATCCCAAACTCTGCACATTTACATTGTTATCTACTTATAACTCGGGAGATTTTCAAGTAGGAGTTACGACAAATGGAAAAGGCTGTAAACTAGCCTCGCGTTTGAAAAGAGACATTGTGAGTCATTTGCCATCGAACATTGGCCAGATATGTGATAAGATTGGTGAATTGCGTCGAACTATACAGGAACAGGACCTGATAACATTGGAAGAGGTAGAGTTGGGGgagaatgatgatgataatgttGTTACTCATAAGTTTAATGCCTTGGTTCATGAATTTGACCAGAcccaagaagaagaaaagttgAGAAGAAACCGCTGGCTTTCCCAGATTGTCGAATACTATCCGTTGAACAAATTGGCTGATTTGTCTATTGAAGATTTAAAGATCGCATATGAAAGCCATAAACATGATGCCGGTGTCTCTAATAGTACTGCCACTGTTGTTCATTcaagagaacaaaagaagccAATTGCATCAAAAAGAGGCAAGATTGCTCTTGTGGGTAGTGGTCCAGGATCAACATCTCTTCTCACGCTTGGGGCTCTCCAAGCAATCCACGAAGCTGACTTTATCTTGGCAGATAAGTTAGTTCCTCAACAGGTTCTTGACTTGATCCCTAAAACACATGGTCCCCAGCTATTCATTGCTCGAAAATTTCCCGGGAATGCAGAACGCGCTCAACAGGAACTTCTTGAActagcaacaacagcctTGGGTGAGGGTAAATATGTGGTGCGTCTTAAGCAAGGCGATCCATACATTTTTGGCCGTGGTGGTGAAGAGTATAACTATTTCCAGTCCCAGGGGTATACACCTATTGTAATTCCGGGTATATCATCAGCGCTTGCTGCGCCAGTGCTTGCACAAATTCCAATGACACATAGAGATGTTGCAGACCAATTATTGGTCTGTACGGGGACTGGAAGGAAAGGTGCAGTACCGAACATACCAGTGTTTGAACCGAGCCGTACAACAGTCTTTTTGATGGCATTACATCGAATTGTTGAGTTGATTCCGATTTTAATTGATCAAAAGGGGTGGGTTGCAGACTTGCCGGTTTGTATTATTGAAAGAGCAAGTTGTCCCGATCAAAGGGTCATTAGAACAACTTTGGCCAATGTGGGAGCCGCAGTGGAGGCATGTGGACTGAGACCTCCGGGATTGTTGGTTACTGGGTATGCATGTGAAGTTATCTGGAGTCAGatggagaaagaaatagatGCAGGAGGACAAGGATGGATTATTGAAGAAGGATTCGATTGTGGGTTTAATGAAGGGGTTCTTAACGTGGTATAG
- the BNA3 gene encoding arylformamidase (BUSCO:EOG09262DKA), whose product MTTSSSSSKDPAALHNPYFNLKPGQKDIWSLINETAATAQAEHPDRKIINLGQGFFSYSPPGFAIEAVDEALNLAQFNQYAPARGNPNLLKQVAQHYSRSYGREVPIDEVQITTGANEGMFAVFFGFLTPGDEVIVFEPFFDQYIPNIEMTGAKVKYVEIKYPKKLNNQTVTGDDWEIDWEGLESSINEKTKMIVINTPHNPIGKVFTKQELHRIGELVIKHNLILVSDEVYENLYYSVEFPRPATLESLPELKDRTLTVGSAGKSFAATGWRVGYIQGPASLIKYVAAAHTRICFSTPAPLQQAVAQAFSQVVELNYFEKVRQDYTEKYELFTKVFDDLGLPYTIAQGGYFLLVNLSKVKIPKDYEFPEDILSRNALDFKLAYWLIKEIGVVSIPPTEFLTEQHRPGNALENCVRFAVCKDDEILQEAVEKLKKLKDFL is encoded by the coding sequence ATGACTACGAgctcttcatcttcaaaagATCCTGCAGCATTACACAATCCTTACTTCAATTTGAAACCAGGACAAAAGGATATTTGGTCGTTGATCAATGAGACTGCGGCTACTGCTCAAGCTGAACACCCTGATAGAAAGATCATCAACTTGGGACAaggtttcttttcttacaGCCCACCTGGATTTGCCATTGAAGCGGTCGATGAGGCATTGAACCTTGCACAATTCAATCAGTACGCACCGGCAAGAGGTAACCCAAACTTGCTTAAACAAGTTGCACAACACTACTCAAGAAGCTATGGTCGTGAAGTTCCAATTGATGAAGTGCAGATAACCACAGGTGCAAATGAAGGGATGTTTGCCGTGTTTTTTGGATTCCTTACGCCTGGCGACGAAGTCATTGTGTTTGAACCGTTTTTCGATCAATACATTCCAAACATTGAGATGACTGGTGCTAAAGTCAAATACGTCGAGATCAAATACCCtaaaaaattgaacaacCAAACCGTCACCGGAGATGATTGGGAGATTGATTGGGAGGGCTTGGAGCTGAGTATTAACGAAAAGACCAAAATGATTGTAATTAATACCCCACACAACCCAATCGGTAAAGTATTCACCAAGCAGGAGTTGCATAGAATTGGCGAGTTGGTAATCAAACATAATTTGATTCTAGTCAGTGATGAAGTATACGAAAACTTGTACTACTCAGTGGAATTTCCCAGACCTGCTACGTTAGAAAGCTTGCCCGAGTTGAAAGACCGTACATTGACCGTTGGCTCAGCCGGTAAGTCATTTGCAGCTACTGGTTGGAGAGTAGGCTATATACAAGGTCCTGCTTCCTTGATCAAGTATGTTGCAGCAGCCCACACACGTATCTGTTTTTCAACACCTGCACCATTACAACAAGCCGTTGCTCAAGCTTTTTCACAAGTTGTTGAATTAAACtactttgaaaaagttaGACAAGACTACACTGAGAAATACGAGTTATTTACAAAAGTATTTGACGACTTGGGCTTACCGTACACCATTGCTCAAGGAGGATATTTTTTGCTTGTCAATTTGTCTAAAGTGAAGATTCCCAAGGACTATGAGTTTCCCGAGGACATTTTAAGCAGAAATGCATTGGATTTTAAGTTGGCATATTGGTTGATAAAAGAGATCGGAGTTGTGAGCATTCCACCCACAGAATTCCTTACCGAGCAACATAGACCAGGCAACGCATTAGAGAATTGTGTTAGATTTGCCGTCTGCAAAGACGATGAAATCTTGCAAGAAGCAGTTgagaagttgaaaaaattgaaggactttttataa
- the rrg1 gene encoding Protein-lysine N-methyltransferase rrg1, which yields MDFDPLSFFTPSSSVEVENLLNSTEEAQQQDELAEISKHTKNDDSMNNEHGNEHDNEHDNKHDDIGDSDDLEPLHILDLPLLQLKPPFEVLSVVLRLLSPDEVLNFTQKEYSTHEIDEESIFNEKDIQHTDLRSALPWFQVYCPRLDSTLKLASVTRLAPSLRANFTSEYNAYLTRIISTELTWITSQTRRDEIHRLASLRISENCGRMAQPEITRKIMLPGLDKYLPGDGNNNKFVFLKEPSMTNDNLGLKTWGSSLVLSSRLLQYANDGERKYLNGRVLELGSGTGLVGIISCILGFDTTLTDLPQIVPNLKNNIKANGLGLSDDDDDDDDDDGSNGVGVYGPNSSCFAKCEALDWSQPESSPVYNMAKFDTIILSDPIYSSQHPHWVVNMIDMFLTDVGEDRLNPPSVLIEIPLRPKFELERHTLWNLMDKHYVEIECEIEDGFDDFGEMKFCFKKFERRRYGKQ from the coding sequence ATGGACTTTGATCCGTTATCTTTCTTTACGCCTTCGCTGAGTGTTGAAGTGGAGAATTTGTTAAACTCTACAGAAGAAGCGCAACAGCAAGATGAGTTGGCAGAGATAAGCAAGCACACAAAGAATGATGATAGTATGAATAATGAACATGGTAATGAACATGATAACGAACATGATAACAAACATGACGACATTGGTGATCTGGACGATTTAGAACCGCTTCATATCCTAGATCTACCCTTACTACAATTGAAGCCTCCTTTTGAAGTTTTGTCTGTGGTTTTAAGATTATTATCGCCAGATGAAGTATTAAACTTTACGCAAAAGGAATACCTGACCCATGAGATTGACGAGGAGTCCATATTCAATGAAAAGGATATTCAACATACAGATCTCCGATCTGCTCTCCCCTGGTTTCAAGTTTATTGCCCTCGTTTAGACTCAACTTTAAAGTTGGCATCCGTGACCCGACTTGCTCCTTCGCTTCGAGCCAATTTTACTTCAGAATATAATGCATATTTGACAAGAATCATCTCAACTGAACTCACTTGGATCACTCTGCAAACACGACGCGATGAAATTCATAGATTGGCAAGCTTGAGAATTAGTGAGAATTGTGGAAGGATGGCACAGCCTGAGATTACAAGGAAGATCATGTTACCTGGGCTAGACAAATATCTCCCTGGCGATGGaaacaataataaatttgtttttttaaaagaacCATCAATGACTAATGATAATCTTGGTTTAAAAACATGGGGAAgttctttggttttgagCTCGCGCTTGTTACAATATGCCAATGATGGCGAACGAAAGTATTTGAACGGACGTGTTTTGGAATTGGGTTCTGGTACCGGTTTAGTGGGGATAATTAGTTGCATCTTGGGGTTTGACACTACTTTGACTGATTTACCTCAAATTGTGcccaatttgaaaaacaacattAAAGCGAATGGACTTGGTTTActggatgatgatgatgatgatgatgatgatgatggaaGTAATGGTGTTGGTGTCTATGGGCCAAATAGcagttgttttgcaaaatgcgAGGCGCTAGACTGGTCGCAACCGGAACTGTCTCCTGTATACAATATGGCAAAATTTGATACAATCATCTTGAGCGATCCAATATACTCGAGCCAGCACCCACATTGGGTAGTCAACATGATCGATATGTTTTTGACTGATGTCGGTGAAGACAGATTAAACCCACCCTCTGTGCTCATTGAAATTCCTTTGCGACCGAAATTCGAATTGGAAAGACATACATTGTGGAATTTGATGGATAAGCATTATGTAGAGATTGAGtgtgaaattgaagatggTTTTGACGATTTTGGGGAAAtgaaattttgtttcaagaAATTTGAAAGGAGGCGTTATGGAAAACAATGA
- a CDS encoding uncharacterized protein (BUSCO:EOG09265K4K) codes for MFNNFRRLAMIKNAAANINATPHRLALTTTLSLRYYAKFGQPYQGPPKLPKEEQEEFERLQQRAQTQIAIEEYNDQIRAQQAAQVQAQEEAAQVENTNAAANHKVNESGNENENENERPPPVVNPSGDSDIGSFAYLKIIPEFEGDVNPKTGERGGPKQDPLRNGEEWTYNGRTIDF; via the coding sequence ATGTTTAACAACTTTAGACGACTTGCCATGATCAAGAATGCAGCAGCCAATATCAATGCCACTCCACACAGACTTGCACTTACCACAACCCTTTCTCTTCGATACTACGCCAAGTTTGGCCAACCATACCAGGGCCCTCCAAAACTTCCCAAAGAGGAGCAAGAGGAATTTGAAAGGTTGCAACAGAGAGCTCAGACTCAAATAGCTATAGAGGAGTACAACGATCAGATTAGAGCACAACAAGCTGCACAAGTGCAAGCGCAAGAAGAAGCTGCACAGGTTGAGAACACGAATGCTGCTGCCAACCATAAAGTAAACGAAAGTGGAAACGAAAACGAGAACGAGAACGAACGTCCACCACCTGTAGTAAACCCTAGTGGAGACCTGGATATTGGGTCATTCGCttatttgaaaattatACCAGAATTTGAAGGCGACGTTAATCCAAAGACTGGAGAACGCGGTGGCCCAAAACAGGACCCATTAAGAAACGGTGAAGAGTGGACATATAACGGTAGGACTATTGACTTTTAA